AATGAATCGAAACACACCAGTCGGAGAAAAAGTTCTATCCACCCTCATTACCCCTTTGTAACAGCAAAACCTTTTTTGCAGGAAATGCCATCCTTTGCCACAGCTGCTGAGTCATTGGCCAGGTCACCTCACCGAGACTGTATCCCGTGCCATTGTAAAACGACCATCACACAAATTACCATAATCGAACATGAAGTAGGGCTAACAGCCGCAAGGTTCGGCGGCAGCCCCTAGTGCCCCAGAAGCCTTCAGGTTTctattgtctctccctctcttatatatattcaccctCTAAAATAATTATGTGAGCTTCAtttaattttcaaatattttcgtCCTTGTctcgttttatctctttcctttcgcaCACGTTTCTTCTAAATCTTTCCCCTTTCCAAACCCTTTTTGttattgaaaacagagaaagaaaaggcggagagacagagaatgacatgtataaaaaagaaaaagagaggaaataagagaaaacaggCACAGATAactagaaaaagagtgagagagtaggcGATGGATGGGGAAAATAGgaaaacattttgaaaatattgataaaaactgaCAGTCATTCCCGAATACAATGTCCTTCATGTATCATTCAATTGAACTTTGAAGGTTCTttatctctcgcttcctctctgttgcctttcgctttctccctctctccaactcttttGCTCAATATacggtgcaatatatatatacaaaatgttttgttatgtgtatatgtacactatattaAACCATAAAACCTTTCAGATTGGGTATAAGTGTGGAATAAAGGTTCGAATATCCTGCTACCGACACATTTTTCTACTAATTGTAAAATGGATCCCTGCCAAGAACCCAGGACCTTCTGGTTTCAAAGCCGTTGCTCTGCCTCTAAGCTATGCTACTTCTATACATTGATAGATGtaaatttacagatatatatatcttatatgcgTATCAATCTATATACCATACAAATGTATTAACACATGTACAGTAATACGGGGTTTCCCAATGTAAAGAAAAAATttgatatctatgcacacaccaagagggagaaagacacaaTAAGgacgaacgaagaaaaaaaagggaaaagacaagaaaaaaaaatttaaagcaGAGGCATCACGGGGAAAAAGCTCACCTTATTTTAGGAAATCTCGCGTTGCCCTTTTTTATGAAGTTTCCCTGTGACGTaattaccccctttccccctcccaacccGTGTATAAAAGCCTGGAACCCAAATCTGGACTTACAGTCGAAGCTGCAGCCGACCTTTGCATCAGCTCAAAGTCTATTGAACACCCACATCCTATATTTTCAAGTAAGAGCTTGTAACATTAGTACTGTGTGCTTCTTGACAAGCACTTTCATATAACGGATAAATTTATTAAACTACTTAAATATGTCGGATTTATGATTTTTAAACtaaatctcctctcctcttccaggcCATTTCCGTCTACAAAATGAAGTTCTTGGCCACTGCTGTCATCTTGTGCCTCGCTGTGCTGTACACTACGGCTTTACCAGCCGTaagtattttcccctctttcttctccctctttctatatttttgtgatcaACTGTTTGTTTGTAGATGACTCTATGTGTTTAACATTGCAATTCTGTACATACTAACCAAACACTATATATTTGTTCTAGAATCTAATAGTTCCTATATAAACTCGTGCATACTCAACATCTCTGAAGAGGAATAGCTGACATAATATAACTAGTGACAAAACCTTGTAATAATGCAAATATGCTTTCTCATTTAACTGAATCATTAACAGCCAGAGAAAAAACAAGTGCTCTATTCCATCCCCTTTTACCCTTTTGAAACAGTAAAACCTTTTATGCAGGAAATGCCATCTTCACCACTGCTGCTGAGTCGGGTGGCCAGGTCACCTCAGTTCCCTCCCCGAGACTGTGTCCCGTGCAATTGTAAAACCAAGATCACTCACATTACCATAATCGAACATGAAGTAAGGCCAGCAGCCACAAGGTTCGGCGGCAGCCCCCCGTGCTGCCCatgccctccacctcccttctgatGCCGTAGGTTTTTGAGGCttctattatctctccctcttgtatacatgcatatatatatgattatatgagcttcatatatttacagatttgtgttcgtccttgtctcttcctctgtttatcaCGTTTCTTCTAAATACTTCTTTCTCACTTCGCCTTTTCATTATTGAATATGAATGGTCTTATTGCATTTACTTCATGTGTATTTGCAAGAAAGAAAACGCGgacaaaatgagaaaggaaaacaaaactgcGTTTTCAGTCAGACTCTAAGCCGCATCAAGTGATCCAATCGGCTTCATCACCTGATGAGGAGTCAAGTAGGACTCGAAAAGTCATGATCCATTTTCATTTCTGATTGTTTTATTTCAACTTTTTGAACTCGTTCCTccgtttttggtttttgttgttttgtttttgttttcttgtttttattgttgtgtttcgGCGTTATAATTCCTAATACTGTTGTTCCTTTTCACAGGCTGCTTCTCATGGACCGATGACGTCAATCTTCTCAATATGCTCTAGACGGAAAATCataaaaatcaagtaaaaaacactaaacaaactaaatggtatattattattgaatgtattcatatgcaaataaaatTGGTATAACTAACCAGAGAGGCTGTTTATACCTGTGCAAATAGTCGATGGAAGTGCGATCAGCCTGTATTGCAGGATTAATGTGCAACCTTCCCACAAGCTGATTGGGGGAGGAAGTTTTGCATGTGGTGTTGATCTCTGAAAAGTTGCTTGCTGCACGCCCCTGCGatgcatctgtctatatgtctttctctatatgtgtgtgtacggatatatacaaacagattcaTATAGATGGATGTTTGtgcatctttatttatatccataAGAAGATTGCCAGATGGGAGGAAACTGTAGTGACCCCAAGAACCAGGGGCCGGATTTACTCAGCTCTCTCGTAAACGCTGCCTCTCGTAACACTTACGGAGAGTGTAGGGTTCTCGTAACCGTTACGACTGCATTTATTATTGCTAGGTATCTTGGGACTTTATTTCCTAAAGGAACGGCTCGAACGACCAATCATTGTTAGTTCgaaaaaaatcgaccaatcacagagcgtTACCCGCTGAACTGAGGCAGCAATATTGAGGCTTACCAATAagtttctttataattttttttttttttttaatcacaaaaAATGTGATTAAACAGCCTTTCCAAAATGATGTTCAATTCAATAaggcaaataaaggaaagtcaGGATTTTCTTTCTCGTGAGAGTCAGGTGCAATTGATCATTTCCACCAGTAAATGCCTTCATTAATCTtcaccacctttatcaataaactcttaaattctgatatcaatatatatctatagctatacttatctattatatataataaaaccttaacatataagtatatattaattaatacatatatatataaatactcacatatacacatatatattatacacatacatatctgtgtctcaatctctttctctcttttactaagTACCTTTATCTTATTtagagtaaaacaaacaaaaaaatctaaacatcATTTAAAAGcatttcataatttcataaagagattatgatacactacagcaaatctttaaaaaaaaaaatctcattattcATCAGTAAGTTAGTGCTTTGCTTCCATAATATTACATCAGGGTATTATGAGCTTATATACTGATAACCTCTGTTATTGAATATTCATTATAGTTTGTTGTTCTAGAGAAAAGTAGTCATATTGATggaagttatacattttcattcaaaattcGTTCCTGATGatgctgagaaagagagggggggagggcgggggagatagagagaatgacagagggaaaataaacaaaagaaataagagaaagacaggcGCACGGAGAACTAGACAAAGTGTCGGTGAGAGAGTAGGGGATAGATGGGGAAATAGGAAAAcatttaaaagataatgattattgtaataactaACAGTCAATTCTAGGATACCATGTCCTTCATGTATCATCTAGTTGAACTTtgaaggttttctctctctcgttctctctcgttcgctctccctctgtctctttcgctctacataccgtacatatatgtgtttatttgtgtgtatgtgtatatgtatgtactatacaaTAGCACTTTTTAGATTGGGTTTATTTGATTATGACGTATTTGTATGAAAAAACGTTCGATTATCCGGCTACCAACACCTGATTTCAAAGCCAGTGCTCTACCTCTAAGCTATGCCACTTCTATACATTGATAGATccatatttacagatatacatttcttatatgtatacatgtatacaatcaatatattgtacatgtggttacacacatgtacagtattatatgtaaatttttaGCGTAATAGTCGGGTTTTGTAATGCATAGTAGATCACTTTTGGTATCtatgcacacaccaacacaaaaagTGACAGGGCGGTatagaaaagagagcaagaaagatataACACTGAGGCACCCACAGGGAAACTGCCTCGGGCCTTAAGAAGTTGCCTTGTGACGTaattaccccctttcccctccctttgctGTCATCTTGTGTCTAGCTGTGCTAGACACATAGTAACTGAACACTATAAACACTAAACACTGTACATAGTAACTAAACACTATATATTTGTTGGGGAATTTAATAGTCCCTATATGAATTCGTATGTACTCAACATATCCGAAGAAAAATAGTTGACATAATATTACCAGTGTCAAGATCTTACAATAATACAGATATGCTTTATCAATGAATCGAAACATCACCAGTCGGAGAAAAGTTCTATTCCACCCTCATTACCCTTAGTAACAGCAAAACCTTTTATGCAGGAAATGCCATCCTCGCCACAGCTGCTGAGTCATGTGGCCAGGTCACCTCACCGAGACTGTATCCCGTGCACTTGTAAAACGACCATCACACAAATTACCATAATCGAACATGAAGTAGGGCTAACAGCCGCAAGGTTCGGCGGCAGCCCCTAGTGCCCCAGAAGCCTTCAGGTTTctattgtctctccctctcttatatatattcacatctatataattatgtgagcttcatttatttacaaatattttcgTCCTTGtctcgttttatctctttctttcgcacACGTTTCTTCTAAATCTTTCCCATTTCACCTTTTTGttattgaaaacagagaaagaaaaggcggagagacagagaatgacatgtataaaaaagaaaaagagaggaaataagagaaaacaggCACAGATAactagaaaaagagtgagagagtaggcGATGGATGGGGAAAATAGgaaaacattttgaaaatattgataaaaactgaCAGTCAGTTCCAGAATACAATGTCCTTCATGTATCATTCAATTGAACTTTGAAGGTTCTttatctctcgcttcctctctgttgctttcgctttctccctctctccaactcttttGCTCAATAtacggtgcatatatatatacaagtgtgtgtgtatgtgtatatgtacactatattaAACCATACACTTTTCAGATTGGGTATAAGTGTGGAATAAAGGTTCGGATATCCTGCTACCGACACATTTTTCTACTAATTGTAAAATGGATCCCTGCCAAGAACCCAGGACCTTCTGGTTTCAAAGCCGTTGCTCTGCCTCTAAGCTATGCTACTTCTATACATTGATAGATGtaaatttacagatatatatatcttatatgcgTATACAATCTATATACCATACAAATGTATTAACACATGTACAGTAATACGGGCTTTCTAATGTATAATAGATCACATttgatatctatgcacacaccaagagggagatagacacaaTTAGAGtgacagaacgagagaaaaaaaaggaagagagcaagaaaaatataACGCAGAGGCATCGACAGGGAAACTGTCTCATGCCTTATTTCAGGAAATCTCGCGTTGCCCTTTCTTATGAAGTTTCCCTGTGACGTaattaccccctttccccctcccgaaCCCGTGTATAAAAGCCTGGAACCCAAATCTGGACTTACAGTCGAAGCTGCACCCGACCTTTGCATCAGCTCAAAGTCTACTGAACACTCACATCCTATATTTTCAAGTAATAGcttataatattagtattgtgtGCTTCTTGACAAGCACTTTCATATAACGGATAAATTTATTAATCTACTTAAATATGTCGGATTTATGATTTTTAAACtaaatctcctctcctcttccaggcCATTTCCGTCTACAAAATGAAGTTCTTGGCCACTGCTGTCGTCTTGTGCCTCGCTGTGCTGTACACTCAGGCTTTACCAGCCGTaagtattttcccctctttcttctccaactTTCTAACTGTTTGTTTGTAGATGGCTGTATATGTTTAACAATGCAATTCTGTACATACTAACCAAACACTATATATTTGTTCCGGAATCTTATAGTCCCTATATAAACTCGTGCAAACTCAAAATCTCTGAAGAGGAATAGCTGACATAATATAACTAGTGACAAAACcttgtaataatacaaatatgcatTCTCACTTAACTGAAACATCAACAGCCGGAAAAAAGCAAGTGCTCCATTCCATCCTCATTTACCCTTTTGAAACAGCAAAACCTTTTATGCAGGAAATGCCATCTTCACCACTGCTGCTGAGTCGGGTGGCCAGGTCACCTCAGTTCCCTCCCCGAGACTGTGTTCCGTGCACTTGTAAAACGACCATCACAGAAATTGTCATAATCGAACATGAAGTAAGGCCAGCAGCTACAAGGTTCGGCGGCAGCCCCCCGTGCTGCCCatgccctccacctcccttctaaTGCCGTAGGTTTTTGAGGCttctattatctctccctcttatatacatgcatatatatataattatgtgagcttcatatatttacacagatttGTGTtcgtctttgtctcttcctctgtttatcaCGTTTCTTCTAAATACTTCTTTCTCACTTCACCTTTTCATTATTGAATAtgaatattcttattttattaactTCATGTGTATTTGCAAGAAAGAAATTGCGgacaaaatgagaaaggaaaaaactgAGTTTTCAGTCAGACTCTAAGCCGCATCAAGTGATCGAATCGGCTTCATCACCTGATGAGGAGTCAAGTAGGATTCGAAAAGTCACGAtccattttcatttctcattgttTAATTAAACTTTTTGAACTCATttctccgtttttgttttttttttttgttttttttttttccttaaaattcCTAATACTGTTGTTCCTTTTCACAGGCTGCTTCTCATGGACCGATGACGTCAATCTTCTCAATATGCTCTAGACGGAAAATCacaaaaatccagaaaaaaacactaaactaaatggtatattattattgaatgtattcatatgcaaataaaatTGGCATAACTAACTAGTGAGGCCTTTTATTCCTGTGCAAATAGGCAATGGAAATGCGATCAGCCTGTATTGCAGGATTAATGTGCAACCTTCCCACAAGCTGATTGGGGGAGGAAGTTTTGCATGTGGTGTTGATCTCTGAATAGTTGTTTGCTGCACGCCCCTGCGatgcatctgtctatatgtctttctctatatgtgtgtgtacggatatatacaaatagattcaTACAGATGGGTGTTTatgcatctttatttttctccataaGATTGCCAGATGGGAGGAAACTGTAGTGACCCCAAGAACCAGGGGCCGGATTTACTCAGCTCTCTCGTAAACGCTGTCTCTCGTAACACTTACGGAGAGTGTAGGGGTCTCGTGACCGTTATGactgtatttattattgctaGGTATCTTGGGACTTTATTTCCTAAATGAACGGCTCCAACGACCAATCATTGTTAGTTCGAAAACAATTAACCAATCACAGAGCGTTACCCGCTGAACTGAGGCAGCAATATTGAGGCTTACCAATaagtttctttataaaaaaaaaaaaaaaaatcaataaaaaaaaaaatcacataaaatgtGATTAAACAGTCCTTCCAAAATTATGTTAAATTTAATAaggcaaataaaggaaagtcaGGAGACTTTACTGCCAGCATTTTCCCTTTGCttaaaacaaagggaaaacaaaCATTGGCTAAGGAAAGGGATAGATTTCCTTCATGTGTCACTCACAAGAACAATgagtgtctgtctctttttatttatttacatatgtgtatgagtgtgtgtgtgtgtgtgtatatatacatatttttttttttttttttttttttatacagccattcattccactgcaggacataggcctctctcaattcactattgattgcctgattggatgcccttcctaatcaaccactaacgcttgtgccacggtggtgacttcccctatgacacctgcgtttgacttctcaaggcgatatgtcgttttctcgggctcgagctagcagtcagagcgcaggcatttttacgactgccgcgacggggaattgaactcgggaccacaaggtccggagtccagtgcgctaaccactggaccatcgcggcagtcatatatatatatatatatatatatatatatatatatacgaaggatgtatgtgtgcctgtgtttgtatttacatgtacgcaaacacacgcacacacatatgtttgtgtgtgtgtgaatatgtatgtatatgtatgtatataaacttgtaggagcatatatatcagtatacataatgcacatataaagtacatatatgtgtgtgtttacatgtacgtatatacatatattaattcatctaGGTATCTGACGGCCGCCGTGTTGCAGCGATGGAATCCTGCCCAAGAGTCAGCGATTAGAAGGAAGGGCGTCCACTCGGAGCCGCCTCCTGCCAGAACCAAAGACGGTCGAGAAAAGGCAGCGTCCTAGGCCTTGCGAGGAGGTTCGTGACGTAAAATCGGTTCAGCCATCACCAAAATGTATTCtaggtattcatatatgcatgtatatatgtacgccgataaatgtacacgcacacacacacacacacacacatgcatattgtatgtatgtatatatatatatatttattaattcgacaatttgcattttttccgcttatcacacacacacgcacgcacgcacgcacacacacacacacacacacacacacacacacacacacacgcacgcacgcacgcacacacacacacacacgcaaacatacacaaatacacacgttgAGTCAGACTCGTAACATCACCAGGCGACCGAATCAGTTTCATCACCCGATGAGGATTTAAGTAGTATTCGAAACGCCATGATATATCCAgaattgtattgttttatttagaTTCTGAGCACTCGTTAcactatattttgttttatatattcctatacttTGTGCATATACGCTAGTACTGTTcacaacttttatatatatatatatttgactttcttcttcttttcttttcttttttctttcttttttttttgaggctgtTATCCCTTTTCACGGGATACTTCTGATGGACGATATCGACAATCTTCAaatccacacaaaaaaacactaaaatcaaATTATCGATCaatacatctatttttttcttatctatctgcTATCAGACACTCATTCTCACCGTCctttctatctcgttctctctcattcattcctcGGATCTCCATATGGCATCACCTCGTCTCCTTGTATGCCCAGCTGTGTACGcatttatgtacaaacacatacacacacacactcatattataGAGTGCGGTCCGTTTATCCATTTATGTCGTTTCCTGACGCTATctctacatttatcattattattgtcattgatatcatcattaatattattattataattactatcattattatagttgttttgttgctgttgctgttgttgttttcgttattatcattagtagtagtagtaatattataattattattattattgttaatgttattattctcattattattattattattgttattcccattatcattattgttattattatcattattattaccattatcattattattgttattatcattattattattatcatcattattattgttattattgttatcatcattattatcatcattattatcatcagttgttattatcatcattatcatcattagtatcaccatctcccaatattattttaatttaattattgttaccattagtattattagtaccattgtgatcatcaataatattactattatcatcattaatacactCATTATCATGTATTATCATGTATTGTTTTGAGTATTACCTTTACCACCAGTCTTGTAATTTTacttgtaatcataatcattcttaatgacattattattatcatcataattattcccctttcatctttgtcattatcaatactataactgATATTTCCTAAACAAACGTCGTAATAATCTTTCGTGCTATCTTTGTAATTCTTAACAAAAGTATACCACTTTCTCCCCTGGTCTCAAAAATAACATTACAATTTTATGCCAAcaagattttgagagagagagaatgagggagaggtggagagagagaggggaggggtggagagaaagagaaagagagagagagagagagagagagagagagagagagagagagagagagagagagagagagagagagagagagagagaggaaaagagagagagaaaatatgagagaaacacagtgggtgggagagagacagatagacagagaaaaaaagaaagtgggggagagagatttgaccgctatatacatgtatacagtatacatgtatgtgagtgtgtgtgtgtgtgtgtctgtgtgtgtgtgtgtatacatgtatgtatgcatatgtatatatatatatgcatatatacaaataaatataaacacacacacacacacacacacacacacacacacacacacacacacacacacacacacacacacacacacacacacacatacacacacacacgtacgcacgcacgcatatgcatgcatattgtatgtatatatatatatatatatatttattaattcgaCAATTTGCATTTTTTCCGCTTATCACTTGCTCCTCTGCCCTTGATCTCGGTCACCTCACGCGGAGCGGACGTGATCGTGACGTTGGCCGGTGAGGTGGCAATATTTCCCAAGCGTGATGCCTGGATTCGCTGGAGCTCGTTTCTAAGTTTCGTTTTATTCGTTTGATTCACGTGGTGTAGCTTCATTCTGGAACTAAACAGGACTGTCTGGATCACCAAGCTGTTTCGATGCCCGTTGTAATATCCTGGTGGCgagttttggcgggaaaattgAATTTATTTAAGTTATAATATAAGCTAGAATAGAAGTTATGATATAAGTTATATGTCataatataagttatatatcataacataagTTATAAGTTATAAGTTATGACATGTTATAATACAGCTATGAAATACGTTCGAATACAAGCTATATATAAGCCGAAGGGAATTCTGAATCGTAGTGTGTGCCTATATTGTTGGTTATGATATTTAAGTTACTGTTCTCACCTAAGATGTCTTTCAGATGTCTAGCTTTTCCCAGACACACTCCCAAGGGGTGGACGTGTCTCTGGGATTTTAAAAGGCAAATAGACTTACCATTATTTTACTAGAAATCTGTCTGGCAGACATCACATGGGTGacgttctaatttttttttttttttttttttttgttacactgAAAAGGAATAAGCAGGTAGGGAGCAGTCTTGCCGAACTTTAAACCACCTTCCAGCAttcaaataataaaactgaagagATAGAGTATATTCACTCCTTGGCCCGTTTCCAGTCGCCCTTAGTATGACGTAAACTATGGGTCATATCATTTCATAGATTTACTCGTATGCTACTGAGTCCATCGCTTGCATGGTTGCTCTCTATaagatcattactattacttaggTGCCGAAAACATCTCTTTCGGGGCCATAAGGGCTTCAGGGTGGCAACAGCTGACTCCATTCCCTTCGGCTGACGGCAAAAGAAAAAATCACGGCTTTGCTACCCTTGCTTTCCCCGAAGCGAAGGCATAAGGCATTGTGCAATGCAGGACGATCCTTAGTCTACCGGTAAGTATGAAGGATGTCTTTGTCCTTGTCCTTGGCCTTTACAAGCCTTCCAAGCAACGAATCGTTAATATTTTAAAACGTCAATCCCAGCTTGTAATACAGAACCACAGTACTTCATTCCGAGACACTAATACTTACACAGATACTGTTTTAACCACAATGAACGTTCCTTCCTACATTCACAGAGGCGGTCTCGTTGCGTTGACGAAGGTCACT
The Penaeus chinensis breed Huanghai No. 1 chromosome 22, ASM1920278v2, whole genome shotgun sequence DNA segment above includes these coding regions:
- the LOC125036981 gene encoding uncharacterized protein LOC125036981, with translation MYSNTGFPNSKLQPTFASAQSLLNTHILYFQAISVYKMKFLATAVILCLAVLYTTALPAEMPSSPLLLSRVARSPQFPPRDCVPCNCKTKITHITIIEHEVRPAATRFGGSPPCCPCPPPPF
- the LOC125036982 gene encoding uncharacterized protein LOC125036982; its protein translation is MDPCQEPRTFWFQSRCSASKLCYFYTLIDSKLHPTFASAQSLLNTHILYFQAISVYKMKFLATAVVLCLAVLYTQALPAEMPSSPLLLSRVARSPQFPPRDCVPCTCKTTITEIVIIEHEVRPAATRFGGSPPCCPCPPPPF